A single Tuberibacillus sp. Marseille-P3662 DNA region contains:
- a CDS encoding dicarboxylate/amino acid:cation symporter has translation MKKIWSSYIEASLILKITIALILGIIVGLIFGQDAAVLAPLGDLLIRLLRFLIIPLILFTLIVGINQTKPSNLGRMGGKVFIYYILTSALALVVGLTVAYLFNPGEGFNLQTGNEVNVPDRPGIASVLLNIVPDNIFKAFSELNLLGIIFTAIIFGIGLSTLRASEKNADLGEFLFKVIQALNEITLKIMSWMLQYVPIGIFAIIAKTVGNQGAETLVSLGKMVGVLYGAIIIQIILYMVILKIFKVNVGSFLSQARTPMLTAFATQSSSGTLPVTLNAAKNLNLTKGLYGFSLPLGATINMDGAAIRIGVSAVFAANVVDASLSMGNIIEIVMIGTLATIGTAGVPGAGLIMIATVFQQAGLPIETVALLSSIDALVGMGATMTNITGDLVGTTVINETEKNKTKTPEPLES, from the coding sequence ATGAAAAAAATTTGGAGCAGCTATATTGAAGCTTCTTTAATATTAAAAATAACGATCGCTCTAATATTAGGCATCATTGTCGGGTTGATTTTTGGTCAAGACGCAGCTGTTTTAGCGCCATTGGGTGATTTACTCATTCGCCTATTAAGATTCTTGATTATACCGTTAATCTTGTTCACTTTGATTGTCGGTATCAACCAAACGAAACCATCCAATCTAGGTAGAATGGGTGGCAAGGTATTCATCTACTATATTTTAACGTCAGCCTTGGCGTTGGTTGTCGGACTGACTGTTGCTTATCTTTTTAATCCAGGTGAAGGATTTAATCTCCAGACAGGTAATGAGGTTAATGTCCCGGATCGGCCGGGGATTGCCAGTGTCTTGTTAAATATCGTTCCTGATAATATTTTTAAGGCATTTAGTGAGCTGAACTTATTAGGTATTATTTTTACAGCCATTATCTTTGGTATTGGTCTTTCCACATTAAGAGCTTCAGAAAAAAACGCCGATTTGGGTGAATTTTTATTTAAAGTGATTCAAGCTTTAAATGAAATCACGTTAAAGATCATGTCTTGGATGTTGCAATATGTTCCGATTGGTATCTTTGCGATTATCGCTAAGACGGTTGGTAATCAAGGGGCTGAAACACTGGTCTCCCTCGGTAAAATGGTTGGCGTCTTGTATGGCGCAATCATCATTCAGATCATTTTATATATGGTCATATTGAAAATCTTTAAAGTGAATGTCGGAAGCTTCCTTTCACAAGCACGTACACCGATGCTGACCGCTTTTGCGACGCAAAGCAGCTCAGGGACATTGCCGGTGACGCTCAATGCTGCCAAAAACCTTAATTTAACAAAGGGTCTTTACGGTTTTAGCTTGCCTCTTGGAGCAACGATCAACATGGACGGCGCCGCGATACGAATTGGCGTTTCTGCTGTCTTCGCGGCTAATGTGGTTGATGCTTCTCTTTCGATGGGAAATATCATTGAAATCGTTATGATTGGTACGCTCGCTACGATTGGTACTGCTGGTGTTCCCGGTGCCGGACTGATTATGATCGCAACGGTTTTCCAACAAGCAGGACTCCCGATTGAAACCGTCGCCCTGCTAAGTTCCATTGATGCCTTAGTCGGCATGGGCGCAACAATGACCAATATAACCGGTGATTTAGTCGGAACAACAGTGATCAATGAGACGGAAAAAAATAAAACTAAAACACCAGAGCCCTTGGAATCCTGA
- a CDS encoding mannose-1-phosphate guanylyltransferase gives MKIVIMAGGQGTRFWPMSDQKKPKQFLQINHASQTMLQETYDRFRKWLPKESIYVITTSDYKKLTMEQLPELPENQLIVEPAQRDTGPCVALTAHYFLNQKNDDDEVLVHVPSDQYIGDDHELINALYRAEEKAYDKKSIVTLGVKPTRPETGYGYIDAVPTDSEDTTYQVRAFIEKPNQTKAEQLLQAEYTFWNSGIFIWKPSTIAYYMKQYQPDLWHALQISQDLESDYKTFPKLSVDYAILEKAQHVFMIPVAFEWDDMGTWTAVERINKQDVDDNLFIGGYDIESMATHNSFVLSDRDALIIGAENLIIVSNENGLLICDKSKEQDIKNLIKVIKHRKSSGDNDGSGD, from the coding sequence ATGAAAATTGTGATCATGGCAGGCGGTCAAGGCACACGGTTTTGGCCCATGAGTGACCAGAAGAAACCGAAACAATTCTTGCAGATCAATCATGCCAGCCAAACGATGCTTCAGGAAACGTATGACCGTTTTCGCAAGTGGTTGCCTAAAGAAAGTATATATGTCATCACAACGTCTGACTATAAAAAACTGACAATGGAGCAATTGCCAGAGCTGCCGGAAAATCAATTAATTGTGGAACCCGCACAAAGAGATACAGGACCTTGTGTGGCATTAACTGCCCATTATTTCCTTAATCAAAAAAATGATGATGACGAAGTGCTTGTGCACGTTCCTAGTGATCAGTACATCGGCGATGATCATGAATTGATCAATGCTTTATACCGGGCAGAGGAAAAGGCGTATGACAAGAAATCGATCGTAACGCTAGGTGTCAAACCGACACGTCCGGAGACCGGCTATGGTTATATCGATGCGGTGCCTACAGATTCAGAAGATACCACTTATCAAGTCCGTGCATTTATAGAAAAACCCAATCAGACAAAAGCAGAACAATTACTACAGGCTGAGTACACGTTTTGGAACAGCGGTATTTTCATATGGAAACCATCAACCATTGCCTATTATATGAAGCAATATCAACCAGACCTCTGGCATGCATTGCAAATATCACAAGATCTCGAGTCGGACTATAAGACGTTTCCAAAACTATCTGTTGATTACGCCATCTTAGAAAAAGCACAGCACGTGTTCATGATTCCCGTTGCCTTTGAATGGGATGATATGGGTACATGGACAGCCGTGGAGCGCATTAATAAACAAGATGTCGATGACAATCTATTTATTGGCGGTTACGATATTGAATCAATGGCAACCCATAATTCCTTCGTATTGTCCGATCGTGATGCGCTGATTATCGGAGCAGAAAATTTGATCATCGTTTCTAATGAGAACGGTCTATTAATCTGTGATAAGTCCAAGGAACAGGATATTAAAAATCTGATTAAAGTGATCAAGCATCGGAAAAGTTCAGGTGATAATGATGGATCAGGGGATTAA
- a CDS encoding dTDP-4-dehydrorhamnose 3,5-epimerase family protein gives MIDGVKTKTITKNFDDRGYLAELVRSDEALLTQFGQATLSMSFPGVIKAFHYHRQQEDLWFFPSGHAQVVLHDLRQDSQTKGVTEVYYMGEEHPILLLIPRLVAHGYRVLGNKPATILYFTSEPYNRDHPDEERIAWDDPVINFDWETKAR, from the coding sequence ATGATCGACGGGGTGAAAACTAAAACGATCACAAAAAACTTTGATGACCGCGGTTATTTAGCAGAATTGGTGCGTAGTGATGAGGCATTGCTCACACAGTTTGGTCAAGCGACATTATCCATGAGTTTCCCCGGGGTCATTAAAGCTTTTCACTACCATAGGCAGCAAGAGGATCTCTGGTTTTTTCCTTCCGGTCATGCGCAAGTCGTGCTGCATGACTTACGGCAGGATTCACAAACAAAAGGGGTCACGGAAGTCTATTATATGGGTGAAGAGCATCCGATATTGCTGTTGATCCCTCGTCTGGTGGCCCATGGTTATCGCGTTCTTGGGAATAAGCCGGCAACAATTCTCTATTTCACATCTGAGCCTTATAATCGCGATCATCCTGATGAAGAACGAATAGCCTGGGACGATCCCGTCATCAACTTTGATTGGGAGACAAAAGCCCGATAA
- the rfbD gene encoding dTDP-4-dehydrorhamnose reductase produces MKILVTGGDGQLGEAFKRKQRPSDVVVPLSRTVLDVTHREETDSMICELEPDIVIHAAALTDVDQCEVDPRQAFNVNALGVLNVLQACRRMHCPVMYISTDYVFGGEKSIPYKEDDATDPINVYGMSKWIGEEIIGCDLSANYIVRTSWLFGHGGNHFISTMKRRAEHQETVRVVTDEIGAPTYADDLASACLNLLECPPGIYHISNDRHCSRYELAQTVYQFLGSDPEWVLPIEKKDFQTEAERPAYSVLSMEKLEHSCMTKPRIWQEALKEYLWKESMVDDRRGEN; encoded by the coding sequence ATGAAAATTTTGGTCACAGGCGGAGATGGGCAACTCGGGGAAGCATTTAAACGCAAGCAGCGTCCATCCGATGTGGTTGTTCCACTATCTAGAACGGTTCTTGATGTCACCCATCGTGAAGAAACCGATAGCATGATCTGTGAGTTAGAACCCGATATTGTGATTCATGCAGCCGCTTTAACCGATGTTGATCAGTGCGAGGTCGACCCGCGTCAAGCTTTTAATGTGAACGCTCTAGGGGTTTTAAACGTGCTTCAAGCATGTCGACGTATGCATTGTCCGGTCATGTATATTAGCACGGATTATGTGTTTGGCGGTGAAAAATCGATTCCCTATAAAGAGGATGATGCAACCGATCCGATTAATGTATACGGCATGAGCAAGTGGATAGGTGAAGAAATCATTGGCTGTGACTTGTCGGCCAACTATATTGTCCGAACATCTTGGTTATTTGGTCATGGCGGCAATCACTTTATCAGTACGATGAAACGACGCGCTGAACATCAGGAAACGGTTCGAGTGGTCACGGATGAAATCGGTGCTCCTACTTATGCTGATGATCTTGCCAGCGCGTGTTTAAATCTACTTGAATGCCCACCGGGAATCTATCATATCAGTAATGACCGGCACTGTTCCCGCTATGAGCTCGCGCAAACGGTTTATCAATTTTTAGGGTCTGACCCTGAATGGGTGCTACCGATCGAAAAGAAAGATTTTCAGACGGAGGCGGAGCGGCCAGCGTATTCCGTATTAAGTATGGAAAAGTTGGAACACTCTTGTATGACGAAACCACGCATTTGGCAAGAAGCCCTGAAGGAATATTTATGGAAGGAGTCGATGGTCGATGATCGACGGGGTGAAAACTAA
- a CDS encoding glycoside hydrolase domain-containing protein: MRYFWKRQSLFQKDNHRSSFWWLIMMAIPIFVIGSLLLLALHFDPSSKQPDQPNGSDDESKQKLIWGIDTANQVTDNLYQCVDKHYGQPAIIGRYLGDKDNVSTGLTQDEAQFIHQKGARIIPIHNHFTDATGRSNGIQEAQEALDYAQSLDIPKETYLFADIEPSYPVNADFLMGWTKTLIDAHYQAGVYGNFADDNLRDVYQTASKQSNTVKKNLAIWSNEPKTGVTSKKQAPHHFKAETPNSSETFIWQYGLGAKQCNTDTNLIKNKLSSGLW, translated from the coding sequence ATGCGATATTTTTGGAAGCGTCAAAGTTTATTCCAAAAAGATAATCACCGGTCCTCTTTTTGGTGGCTAATAATGATGGCCATTCCCATCTTTGTTATCGGTTCTCTTCTACTTCTTGCACTTCATTTCGATCCATCTTCCAAGCAACCGGACCAACCGAATGGATCAGATGATGAATCAAAACAAAAGCTCATTTGGGGTATTGATACAGCAAATCAAGTGACTGACAATTTGTATCAATGTGTTGATAAGCATTATGGTCAACCAGCAATCATTGGGCGTTACCTCGGTGATAAAGACAATGTTTCGACGGGCCTAACCCAAGATGAGGCCCAATTCATTCATCAGAAAGGCGCCAGGATCATCCCCATTCACAACCATTTCACGGATGCCACCGGTCGGAGCAATGGGATACAAGAAGCCCAAGAAGCCCTTGATTACGCTCAATCGCTTGATATTCCTAAGGAAACGTATCTGTTCGCCGATATTGAACCGAGTTATCCTGTGAATGCTGATTTTTTAATGGGTTGGACAAAAACATTAATTGATGCCCATTACCAAGCCGGGGTCTATGGTAACTTTGCTGACGATAATCTGAGAGACGTCTATCAGACAGCTAGTAAACAAAGCAATACGGTTAAAAAGAACCTCGCGATTTGGAGCAATGAACCCAAAACCGGTGTAACATCCAAAAAGCAAGCGCCCCATCACTTTAAAGCCGAAACGCCAAATTCATCGGAAACGTTCATCTGGCAATATGGTCTTGGTGCAAAGCAATGTAACACTGATACCAATCTTATTAAAAACAAGCTATCATCTGGATTATGGTAG
- the gmd gene encoding GDP-mannose 4,6-dehydratase, producing the protein MKKALITGITGQDGSYLAEFLLKQGYKVYGLKRRTATPNDMNIAHIKDQVTFIPGDLRDLASLIDAVREAQPDEIYNLAAQSYVADSWAQPIFTGEVTAMGALNMLEAVRLVKPDVRFYQASSSEMFGKVVETPQKETTPFYPRSPYGVAKVYGHWITINFRESYDLFTCSGILFNHESPRRGLEFVTRKITDGVAKIKCGKQNELRLGNLDAKRDWGFAGDYVQAMWLMLQQSQPDDFVIASGETHTVREFVRVAFNHVGLDWQDYVVQDPKFMRPAEVDLLLGDASKAQKQLDWQPSTSFEELIQMMVESDIDRNAT; encoded by the coding sequence ATGAAAAAAGCATTGATTACAGGGATAACAGGTCAGGATGGTTCCTACCTGGCCGAATTTTTGCTTAAGCAAGGTTACAAGGTCTACGGTCTCAAACGTAGGACAGCAACACCTAACGATATGAATATAGCTCATATCAAAGATCAAGTCACGTTTATCCCGGGGGATTTGCGAGACCTGGCATCACTGATTGATGCGGTGCGTGAGGCCCAGCCTGACGAAATCTATAATTTAGCCGCTCAATCTTATGTAGCTGACTCATGGGCACAGCCCATTTTTACAGGGGAAGTCACCGCGATGGGGGCTCTCAATATGTTGGAAGCGGTTCGTCTCGTGAAACCGGATGTCCGCTTCTACCAGGCTTCAAGCAGTGAAATGTTTGGCAAGGTGGTCGAAACACCGCAAAAAGAAACGACCCCGTTTTATCCACGAAGTCCATACGGGGTGGCTAAAGTCTATGGGCATTGGATCACGATTAATTTCCGGGAAAGTTACGACTTATTCACTTGTTCAGGAATTCTATTTAATCATGAATCACCAAGAAGAGGTCTGGAATTCGTGACTCGAAAGATCACCGATGGTGTCGCCAAAATTAAATGTGGCAAGCAAAACGAACTGAGACTTGGCAATCTAGATGCCAAACGGGACTGGGGGTTTGCTGGTGATTATGTGCAGGCGATGTGGCTTATGCTACAACAATCTCAGCCAGACGATTTTGTGATTGCTTCAGGTGAAACGCATACGGTTAGAGAGTTCGTCCGGGTTGCTTTTAATCATGTTGGCCTTGATTGGCAAGATTATGTCGTTCAAGATCCTAAATTCATGCGACCGGCAGAAGTGGATTTGTTACTGGGTGACGCTTCCAAAGCACAAAAGCAGCTTGATTGGCAACCATCAACATCGTTTGAGGAACTGATTCAAATGATGGTTGAAAGTGATATCGATAGAAATGCAACATGA
- a CDS encoding thioesterase family protein yields the protein MSLLMKTAVRPDWVDYNGHMNDAAYAQVFSLAVDQLMDNLGMNETFRSEQQYSMFTLETHVCYLDEAHEDQNLLVTMQLLDDDAKRLHVFFTMTDEGGGKLATSEQMLMGMDMHTGRPSPFPEMIQNQIQQINHEQSTYSLPKEAGRTIGIKKR from the coding sequence ATGTCATTATTAATGAAGACAGCCGTTCGTCCTGATTGGGTTGATTACAACGGTCATATGAATGATGCCGCTTATGCGCAAGTGTTCAGTCTGGCCGTTGATCAGTTGATGGACAATTTGGGTATGAATGAGACGTTTCGTTCGGAACAACAGTACTCAATGTTCACATTAGAGACGCATGTCTGCTACTTAGATGAAGCGCATGAGGATCAGAATTTACTTGTGACAATGCAGCTGCTTGACGATGATGCGAAGCGTCTTCACGTATTCTTCACGATGACAGATGAAGGTGGCGGGAAATTGGCGACAAGCGAGCAAATGCTGATGGGCATGGATATGCATACTGGACGTCCGTCTCCTTTTCCGGAAATGATCCAAAATCAGATTCAACAGATTAATCATGAACAGTCAACCTATTCGTTACCCAAAGAAGCTGGGCGGACCATAGGGATAAAAAAGCGTTAA
- a CDS encoding glycosyltransferase family 4 protein — protein sequence MDQGINLIGYARTESGIGQSCRLAAGAMDSAGLPFGILNHAANPSRKRDLTWIHKEMRRPIYNTNLFHINADEMIRGWQTGRLSERLFRDKYNIGYWHWELPSFPEDWRTGFQLVDEIWVPSSFVYQAIVSKTDKPVIKMPHAIDVDVDQTITRRHFKLPDHRFLFLMMYDALSYRERKNPKAAITAFKKAFGHDHANVGLVIKVNAANHRNRELHELKRWIDHQDHIYIMPQILDRRHVNALIHVTDALVSLHRSEGFGLPLAEAMYLGKPVIGTNWSGNTDFMNQSNAYPVPYTLTSVGDNYGPYSANQQWAEPDTDHAAACMRELYFNPKQAQSLGQKGLETMKTDYAPEVMGEKIKTRLQTIERGYQ from the coding sequence ATGGATCAGGGGATTAATTTAATCGGTTACGCCCGGACTGAATCCGGGATAGGTCAATCTTGCCGCTTAGCTGCGGGTGCCATGGACAGCGCCGGTCTGCCTTTCGGTATTTTAAATCATGCTGCGAACCCGTCCCGGAAGCGGGATTTAACATGGATTCACAAAGAAATGAGACGGCCGATTTATAACACGAATCTTTTTCACATTAATGCTGATGAAATGATCAGAGGCTGGCAAACGGGTCGGCTTTCAGAGAGGCTGTTCCGTGATAAATATAATATTGGTTACTGGCACTGGGAGCTACCGAGCTTCCCTGAAGACTGGAGAACGGGATTCCAACTTGTGGATGAAATCTGGGTGCCATCATCCTTTGTCTATCAGGCAATCGTTTCAAAGACTGATAAACCTGTTATAAAAATGCCGCATGCGATAGACGTTGATGTTGATCAAACGATCACAAGACGCCATTTTAAATTACCAGATCATCGTTTTCTATTTCTTATGATGTATGATGCACTCAGCTATCGTGAGCGCAAAAATCCCAAAGCGGCCATTACAGCCTTTAAGAAAGCTTTTGGTCATGATCATGCCAATGTTGGTCTTGTGATCAAAGTGAATGCAGCCAATCATCGTAATCGGGAACTTCACGAGCTCAAAAGATGGATTGATCATCAGGATCATATATATATCATGCCCCAAATCCTTGATCGCCGGCATGTCAATGCTCTTATTCATGTAACGGATGCCCTAGTTTCTCTCCATCGTTCGGAAGGATTTGGTTTACCGCTGGCTGAGGCCATGTATTTAGGGAAGCCCGTGATTGGAACGAATTGGTCCGGCAACACCGATTTTATGAATCAAAGCAATGCGTATCCCGTGCCGTATACACTAACGTCGGTTGGTGACAACTATGGACCTTATTCGGCTAATCAGCAATGGGCTGAGCCTGATACAGATCATGCCGCAGCCTGTATGCGGGAACTATACTTCAATCCCAAGCAAGCACAGTCATTAGGTCAAAAAGGATTAGAAACGATGAAAACCGATTATGCGCCGGAAGTGATGGGTGAAAAGATCAAAACAAGACTTCAAACAATTGAGAGGGGTTATCAATGA
- a CDS encoding acetyltransferase, with amino-acid sequence MKEKVVIVGGGGHAKVIIDTIRQQSAYEVAGFVDTSSKKALLDAPKLGSDTELLTLFQSGLVLAFIAVGDNMLRKKLFNKVRDIGFTCINVISPNAYVAPSVTLGEGIAVMPGAVINAASTLENNVIVNTGATIDHDNHIHAHAHIAPGCHLAGGIDVEEGAFLGTGCGVIPNKKIGRWSVIGAGATVIDHIGDYTKSAGVPAKKIGSTKGDGNE; translated from the coding sequence ATGAAAGAAAAAGTAGTGATCGTTGGCGGTGGGGGTCATGCCAAAGTCATTATTGATACGATCCGGCAACAATCAGCTTATGAAGTAGCTGGTTTTGTCGATACCAGCTCAAAGAAAGCCTTGTTAGATGCGCCGAAACTTGGGTCTGATACGGAGTTGCTGACATTATTCCAATCAGGTCTCGTGTTAGCATTCATCGCGGTAGGGGACAACATGTTAAGAAAAAAACTATTTAACAAAGTCAGAGATATTGGCTTTACATGTATTAATGTTATCAGTCCCAATGCCTATGTGGCTCCATCCGTCACCCTTGGAGAAGGTATTGCCGTGATGCCAGGAGCTGTCATCAATGCTGCTTCGACCCTCGAAAACAATGTCATTGTTAATACCGGAGCCACCATCGATCATGATAATCACATCCATGCGCATGCTCATATCGCCCCGGGCTGTCATCTCGCTGGGGGAATAGATGTTGAAGAAGGCGCGTTTCTGGGTACTGGATGCGGAGTCATCCCCAACAAAAAAATTGGTCGCTGGTCGGTCATTGGTGCCGGTGCGACGGTCATTGATCATATCGGTGATTATACGAAATCGGCGGGGGTGCCGGCCAAAAAAATTGGATCAACAAAAGGTGATGGAAATGAGTGA
- a CDS encoding glycosyltransferase family 2 protein translates to MNPTVSVILTSYNQPQLVGRAIESMLAQTFDQWELYIMDDASNEQTQNVIREYIHHPNIHYINSEVNDCDRHKTTRYASLINQAIPLTSGQYISYLTDDTEYEPERLAELVTFLRQHPDVAVVYSAQRVVQLDTKFRRQSERIDKTNGVLAHAAGLVDHCSVMHTRNIADRVYQTYGSYWDDDPIHWYNGDAAFWRRLNRWSSFYPVKSVLDTTYQTPSSFQQLSQYTPQHLPDGLLIQGVSSQVYLLDQQKRRPISTEIFSQLKYDSSKIVQISDPLLFKYSQGSGIDSHIMQTGPFPSQQLVQCEASGAIYFIQQGYKRRLLGDQVLHKWRFNRQLLIMLSLERLASIPDGCPITDDLTKTMIPDGRLCQFQRTFYISQYGYLHQISGKVLNRLKFTRQALIPLRQYEFTALPQGEPYMWRWIDANNQPQQF, encoded by the coding sequence TTGAATCCAACCGTTTCCGTCATCTTAACGAGTTATAATCAACCACAACTGGTGGGTCGAGCGATTGAAAGTATGTTAGCGCAAACGTTTGATCAATGGGAACTTTATATTATGGATGATGCGTCCAATGAACAGACTCAGAACGTGATTCGTGAGTATATCCATCATCCGAATATTCATTATATAAACAGCGAAGTGAACGATTGTGATCGCCATAAAACCACGCGGTATGCCTCATTAATTAATCAAGCGATACCTCTAACATCAGGACAATATATATCTTATTTAACGGATGATACAGAGTATGAACCTGAGCGCTTAGCTGAACTGGTTACCTTTCTACGCCAACATCCTGATGTTGCAGTTGTGTATTCTGCCCAGCGGGTGGTCCAATTGGATACAAAGTTTAGACGGCAATCGGAACGGATTGATAAAACAAACGGTGTGTTGGCACATGCCGCGGGTCTTGTGGATCATTGCTCTGTGATGCATACACGGAACATTGCTGATCGTGTATATCAAACTTACGGCAGCTATTGGGATGATGATCCAATTCACTGGTATAACGGGGATGCAGCCTTTTGGCGCCGGTTAAACAGGTGGAGCTCGTTTTACCCGGTCAAGAGCGTTTTAGATACCACTTATCAAACGCCGTCATCGTTTCAACAATTAAGTCAATATACGCCACAACATTTACCGGATGGTCTTTTAATCCAGGGAGTGTCATCGCAAGTCTATTTGCTGGATCAGCAGAAACGCCGTCCCATATCTACGGAGATATTCAGTCAATTAAAGTATGACTCTAGCAAAATTGTTCAAATATCGGATCCGCTCCTGTTTAAATATTCTCAAGGATCGGGAATTGACAGTCATATCATGCAGACGGGCCCGTTCCCGAGTCAACAGCTTGTCCAATGTGAAGCATCCGGCGCAATCTATTTTATTCAACAGGGATATAAACGGCGTTTGTTGGGCGATCAAGTGCTGCACAAATGGCGTTTTAATCGTCAGTTGCTCATCATGTTATCCCTCGAACGGCTGGCATCGATTCCTGATGGATGTCCGATCACCGACGATCTGACGAAGACAATGATACCAGATGGCCGGTTATGTCAATTTCAACGAACCTTTTATATCAGTCAATACGGTTACCTCCATCAGATCTCAGGAAAGGTCTTAAACCGGTTAAAATTTACCCGCCAAGCACTGATCCCTCTACGACAGTATGAATTCACAGCATTACCGCAGGGAGAGCCTTATATGTGGCGCTGGATAGATGCGAACAATCAACCACAACAATTTTAA
- a CDS encoding sugar phosphate nucleotidyltransferase: protein MKGVILAGGAGTRLRPVTKVINKHLLPVGRYPMIVWPIFKLKEAGISDLFIVTNQHDLDLFQRLLGDGHEWGVNLQYGIQQQPDGIAAALYQAKYFAADESVVVHLGDNIYRQSLAPFVSQFLERKKGAHVLLKHVPDPERFGVAIVNKTNQTITAIHEKPKQPLSHYCVTGIYMFDRTVFDRIESIDPSGRGELEITDVNNQYIEEGDLTYDVFNDWWIDAGTHETLYQANVCVHE, encoded by the coding sequence ATGAAAGGCGTTATTTTAGCCGGAGGGGCGGGCACAAGGCTTCGTCCGGTAACCAAAGTCATCAATAAACATCTATTGCCTGTCGGCCGCTATCCTATGATTGTTTGGCCGATTTTTAAATTAAAAGAGGCAGGGATAAGCGATTTGTTCATTGTTACGAATCAACATGATCTTGATTTGTTTCAACGATTGTTAGGGGATGGTCATGAGTGGGGCGTGAATCTTCAGTATGGGATCCAACAACAACCCGATGGGATCGCAGCCGCCCTCTATCAAGCCAAATATTTCGCAGCTGATGAATCAGTCGTGGTTCATCTCGGCGATAACATTTACCGGCAATCCTTAGCGCCATTCGTTTCACAGTTCTTGGAACGAAAGAAGGGAGCCCATGTTTTATTAAAGCATGTTCCTGATCCGGAACGATTCGGCGTCGCAATCGTCAATAAAACGAATCAAACGATTACAGCGATTCATGAGAAACCAAAGCAGCCGCTAAGCCATTACTGTGTAACGGGTATTTATATGTTTGATAGGACGGTGTTTGATCGAATTGAGAGCATCGATCCATCAGGACGCGGAGAATTAGAAATTACGGATGTTAATAATCAATATATCGAAGAAGGCGATCTCACTTATGATGTATTCAATGATTGGTGGATTGATGCCGGTACTCATGAAACGCTTTATCAAGCCAATGTTTGCGTCCACGAATAG
- a CDS encoding CvfB family protein, producing MEELHAGAVRTLYVEREVSFGYFLKSDNEEVLLHEYEIEDNIVEGDFVTVFLYHDKKGRLAATMTIPDVTFDTYQWLPVVTVKRKLGVFIDIGINKDILLSLDDLPDHNSMWPNVEDELYCALKLDKKGRLLAKLADEQEIATLAKDATSEMFNQDITATIYRMIPSGSFFITKDGIKGFIHHSERKQEPHLGEKVMGRIIEVKDDGTVNVSLLPRKQESIDTDAELIFSYLVNHGGSMPYGDRTSPDDIKAIFNMNKAPFKRALGRLMKEKKVYQQDGWTYVAGEKI from the coding sequence ATGGAGGAACTGCATGCGGGCGCTGTTAGGACGCTTTATGTTGAAAGGGAAGTATCATTTGGTTACTTTTTAAAAAGTGATAACGAGGAAGTATTGCTTCATGAATATGAAATCGAAGACAATATTGTTGAAGGCGATTTTGTTACAGTGTTTTTATACCATGATAAGAAAGGACGTCTTGCCGCGACAATGACGATTCCAGACGTTACATTTGATACATATCAATGGTTACCTGTTGTCACTGTGAAAAGAAAACTAGGTGTCTTTATAGATATTGGCATTAACAAGGATATTCTTTTATCCTTAGATGATTTACCGGATCACAATTCAATGTGGCCCAATGTGGAGGACGAGCTGTATTGTGCCCTGAAACTTGATAAAAAGGGCAGACTGTTGGCTAAACTAGCGGATGAACAAGAGATCGCTACCCTAGCAAAAGATGCTACAAGCGAGATGTTCAATCAAGATATTACAGCAACGATTTATCGAATGATTCCAAGCGGTTCTTTTTTTATAACAAAGGACGGGATAAAGGGATTCATACATCACAGTGAGCGTAAACAAGAGCCTCATCTCGGCGAAAAAGTTATGGGAAGGATTATTGAGGTTAAAGATGATGGCACTGTTAATGTTTCTTTGCTGCCACGCAAGCAAGAAAGTATTGACACAGATGCCGAGCTCATCTTCTCCTATTTAGTCAATCATGGCGGCTCAATGCCTTATGGCGACCGAACATCTCCGGACGACATTAAAGCAATATTTAATATGAATAAAGCCCCTTTTAAGAGGGCCCTTGGCAGGCTAATGAAAGAAAAGAAGGTTTATCAACAGGACGGATGGACCTACGTAGCCGGTGAGAAAATATAA